A single genomic interval of Asinibacterium sp. OR53 harbors:
- a CDS encoding M3 family oligoendopeptidase has protein sequence MNVSADIRKLERHFVPADFKVTTWETLEPFFVELVNRPLSTKEALEHWLKDISELEAVVSEDACWRQIRMTCDTTDPALEEAFTYFCMEIQPKLQPYSDKLNRKLIDCPFTTALDQQKYFTYLRSVKKSIDLFREANIPIQAELSVMQQQYGAIAGKMTVEVNGQEYTLQQAAKFLESHDRELRETVYRKIQDRRLQDKDAMHALYSGLIAKRHQVALNAGFANYRDYKFVELGRFDYTKEDCFQFHEAVKLHVLPLIEKIYERKKQKLGLDTLRPWDTEAEPDGVMPLKPFADGKDLYEKSVACFEALNPFFANCLRKMNEMHHFDLESRKGKAPGGYNCPLAESGAPFIFMNAAGQMSDVTTMVHEGGHAVHSFLAHHLELSAFKEYPMEIAEVASMSMELFTMDHWQAFFDKEEDLVRAKEHQLERTITIFPWIAIIDKFQHWVYENPTHTVEERTAKWMEILKEFSAKSIDYTGLDHFRQIGWQRQLHLFEVPFYYIEYGIAQLGAIGLWMQYQQNPQQALQHYIHALSLGGTRTLPELYAAAGLKFDLSPAHIKTLMEFTAKQMAELIGD, from the coding sequence ATGAATGTAAGCGCGGATATCAGGAAGCTGGAAAGGCATTTTGTTCCGGCCGATTTTAAAGTAACTACCTGGGAAACACTGGAACCCTTTTTTGTAGAATTGGTCAACCGTCCCCTTTCTACAAAGGAAGCGTTGGAGCATTGGTTGAAAGATATCAGTGAGCTGGAAGCAGTAGTAAGCGAAGACGCCTGCTGGCGCCAGATACGCATGACCTGCGATACGACCGACCCCGCGCTGGAAGAGGCATTTACTTATTTCTGTATGGAGATACAACCGAAACTGCAACCATACAGCGATAAGCTCAACAGGAAACTGATCGATTGTCCCTTTACCACAGCGCTGGACCAACAGAAATATTTTACTTACCTGAGGAGCGTAAAGAAAAGCATTGACCTTTTTCGAGAAGCCAATATACCCATACAGGCCGAACTGAGCGTGATGCAACAACAGTATGGTGCTATCGCAGGTAAAATGACGGTGGAAGTAAACGGACAGGAATATACACTGCAACAGGCTGCGAAATTTCTGGAAAGCCACGACCGCGAGCTGCGCGAAACAGTTTACAGAAAGATACAAGACCGGCGGCTGCAAGATAAAGACGCCATGCACGCGCTTTATTCCGGGCTGATAGCCAAACGCCACCAGGTAGCGCTGAATGCAGGTTTTGCAAACTATCGCGATTATAAGTTTGTTGAACTGGGCCGCTTTGATTATACCAAAGAAGATTGTTTTCAGTTCCATGAAGCTGTGAAACTGCACGTGTTGCCCTTAATTGAAAAGATCTACGAAAGGAAGAAGCAAAAGCTCGGACTCGATACGCTGCGTCCCTGGGATACGGAAGCAGAGCCCGATGGTGTAATGCCGTTGAAGCCCTTTGCAGATGGGAAAGACCTCTATGAAAAATCAGTGGCTTGCTTTGAAGCATTGAATCCTTTTTTTGCCAACTGTTTGAGAAAGATGAACGAGATGCACCATTTCGATCTTGAAAGCAGGAAGGGAAAAGCACCCGGCGGGTATAACTGTCCGCTGGCAGAGAGCGGCGCCCCTTTTATCTTTATGAATGCAGCCGGACAAATGAGCGATGTAACGACGATGGTGCACGAAGGTGGACATGCTGTACATTCTTTCCTGGCCCATCACCTGGAGCTGAGCGCATTCAAAGAATATCCCATGGAGATTGCAGAAGTGGCAAGCATGTCGATGGAGTTGTTCACCATGGACCACTGGCAGGCTTTCTTTGATAAAGAAGAAGACCTGGTTCGTGCAAAAGAACACCAGTTGGAAAGAACCATTACCATTTTCCCATGGATTGCCATCATTGATAAATTCCAGCATTGGGTGTACGAAAATCCAACACATACGGTAGAAGAAAGAACCGCCAAATGGATGGAAATACTGAAAGAGTTTTCTGCAAAAAGTATTGATTATACCGGGCTCGACCATTTCCGGCAGATCGGCTGGCAAAGACAATTGCATTTGTTTGAAGTACCTTTCTATTATATCGAATACGGAATTGCGCAGTTAGGAGCTATTGGTTTGTGGATGCAATACCAGCAAAACCCACAGCAGGCTTTGCAGCATTATATCCATGCACTGAGCCTGGGTGGAACCCGTACCCTGCCTGAATTATATGCTGCCGCAGGTTTGAAATTCGATCTTTCACCTGCACACATCAAAACATTGATGGAGTTCACGGCAAAGCAAATGGCTGAGCTGATCGGGGATTAA
- a CDS encoding regulatory iron-sulfur-containing complex subunit RicT, whose translation MGCGSCGTATGGGKPGGCKSNGGCSTGGCNRMNVHDWLMNLPFSDPESNCKVIEISFKQGSRKEFFRNTTLQFFEKGDYVSVEGVGGFDVGEVSLTGELVRLQLKKKGVDEQNPEMKKILRRASERDIETFKISKGREKEILARSRAIAKQLNLQMKLSEVEIQADGKKGTFFYTADDRVDFRELIKIYAGDFKVKVEMRQIGIRQEAAKVGGIGSCGRELCCSTWLNDFKSVNTTAARYQNLSINQTKLSGQCGRLKCCLNYELDTYLDALQHFPDYADSLETVMGTAQLVKKDIFKNLMWYALPNNTKHYPLTIQRVKEIKRMNQQGQKAEELQAVEISGNKQKETETAFVELVGQISLRTLEKNDRRRRDQQRNQQRQQQEGRNGGQQKGPRQQGGQGQRPQAQGGQQNQNRPPQQGNQAGQRPQQKQRPQGGQPNRSGGGQGQKPPQNPNQQPPKP comes from the coding sequence ATGGGATGTGGATCTTGTGGAACCGCTACTGGCGGTGGTAAGCCGGGGGGATGTAAAAGCAATGGGGGTTGCAGCACAGGCGGCTGTAACCGGATGAATGTACATGATTGGCTGATGAACCTCCCTTTCAGCGATCCCGAAAGCAATTGCAAGGTGATCGAAATAAGCTTTAAACAGGGCAGCCGGAAAGAGTTTTTCCGCAATACCACTTTACAGTTTTTCGAGAAGGGCGATTATGTGTCGGTAGAAGGAGTAGGCGGATTTGATGTAGGAGAAGTGAGCCTTACCGGGGAGTTGGTACGCCTGCAGTTGAAAAAGAAAGGGGTGGATGAACAGAACCCCGAAATGAAAAAAATACTTCGCCGCGCTTCTGAAAGAGATATAGAGACTTTTAAAATAAGTAAGGGCCGCGAAAAAGAAATTCTGGCCCGCAGCCGCGCCATAGCCAAACAGTTGAACCTGCAAATGAAGCTGAGTGAAGTGGAAATACAGGCCGATGGCAAAAAAGGTACTTTCTTTTATACCGCCGACGACCGCGTTGATTTCCGTGAATTAATCAAAATATACGCCGGCGATTTTAAAGTAAAAGTAGAGATGCGCCAGATCGGCATCCGCCAGGAAGCCGCCAAAGTAGGTGGAATAGGTAGTTGCGGCCGCGAGCTCTGTTGCAGCACCTGGCTCAACGATTTCAAAAGCGTTAATACCACTGCAGCGCGTTACCAGAACCTTTCCATCAACCAAACCAAATTAAGCGGACAATGCGGCCGTTTGAAATGTTGCCTGAATTACGAGTTGGATACTTATCTCGATGCATTACAGCATTTTCCCGATTATGCTGATTCTCTTGAAACTGTTATGGGTACCGCCCAACTGGTGAAGAAAGATATCTTCAAAAACCTCATGTGGTATGCCCTGCCCAACAATACCAAACATTATCCTTTGACCATCCAGCGCGTGAAAGAGATCAAGCGAATGAATCAACAAGGTCAAAAGGCAGAGGAATTACAGGCAGTAGAAATATCGGGTAATAAGCAGAAAGAAACAGAGACTGCTTTTGTGGAACTGGTTGGACAGATCAGCCTCCGTACCCTGGAAAAGAACGACCGTCGCCGCCGCGACCAACAAAGGAATCAGCAACGGCAGCAACAGGAAGGCCGGAATGGCGGACAGCAAAAAGGGCCCAGGCAACAAGGAGGTCAAGGTCAAAGACCTCAGGCGCAAGGCGGGCAGCAAAACCAAAACCGTCCTCCTCAACAAGGCAATCAAGCTGGTCAGCGGCCACAACAAAAACAGCGGCCTCAGGGCGGACAACCCAACCGCAGCGGTGGCGGGCAGGGACAAAAACCTCCGCAAAACCCGAACCAGCAGCCGCCTAAACCTTAA
- a CDS encoding DNA polymerase III subunit delta', translating to MQFKDVIGQSATKQHLVEMVEQNRLSHALLFLGREGSGTLPLALAFAQYVVSQPVASPEVADLFGGFTALESKPSFLTPEQVVGASAFQRAEQLIHPDLHFSYPVIPRKSGDKPVSTDYISEWREFITQFPYGNVYDWLQFIGAENKQGNITADECNDIIRKLSLKSFESEYKVLVLWMPEYLGKEGNKLLKLIEEPPPNTLFILVAENDEQILPTILSRCQLVKIPSLENNEVEQALVERAQANVETARQIAGICEGNYREALQLLQHSDEDWQSLLRDWLNATLKGGPLAQVKFTEEVSKLGREKQKQFLRYFNHLLELSVRIKVLGAGQLMMGDNERDFALRLNKIASVSQQQAIIEELDRAAYYIERNANAKMLFQALTIKLYHIIQNKTLILNN from the coding sequence ATGCAATTCAAAGACGTTATAGGCCAGTCTGCCACGAAGCAGCACCTGGTAGAAATGGTAGAGCAGAACAGGCTCAGTCATGCACTGCTTTTTCTAGGGCGTGAAGGCAGTGGAACACTACCCCTTGCATTGGCATTTGCACAATATGTGGTGAGTCAGCCCGTGGCATCTCCCGAAGTGGCCGATCTGTTCGGCGGATTTACCGCACTGGAATCGAAACCCTCTTTTTTAACTCCGGAACAGGTTGTTGGAGCATCTGCATTTCAGCGGGCAGAGCAACTGATCCACCCCGATCTTCATTTCTCATACCCGGTGATCCCCAGGAAAAGCGGCGATAAACCCGTCAGCACCGATTATATCAGTGAATGGCGCGAATTCATCACACAATTCCCTTATGGCAACGTGTATGACTGGCTCCAGTTCATCGGCGCTGAGAACAAGCAAGGTAATATCACGGCCGATGAATGCAACGACATTATTCGCAAGCTGAGCCTGAAAAGTTTCGAAAGTGAATACAAAGTGCTGGTACTGTGGATGCCTGAATACCTGGGTAAGGAAGGCAATAAACTGCTGAAGCTGATAGAAGAACCACCTCCCAATACTTTATTCATACTGGTAGCCGAGAACGATGAGCAGATATTGCCCACGATCCTCAGTCGCTGTCAGTTGGTGAAGATCCCCTCGCTCGAAAACAACGAGGTGGAACAAGCCCTGGTAGAAAGGGCCCAGGCCAATGTTGAAACGGCCCGCCAGATCGCCGGCATTTGTGAAGGCAATTACCGCGAGGCCCTCCAGTTGTTGCAGCATTCCGATGAGGACTGGCAGAGCCTGCTGCGCGACTGGCTGAATGCCACCCTGAAAGGCGGTCCCCTTGCCCAGGTGAAGTTTACAGAAGAAGTGAGTAAGCTGGGAAGGGAGAAACAGAAACAGTTTCTGCGTTATTTTAACCACCTGCTGGAACTGAGCGTCCGCATCAAGGTACTGGGTGCCGGGCAACTGATGATGGGCGATAATGAGCGGGACTTTGCCCTCCGCCTCAATAAGATCGCTTCGGTAAGCCAGCAGCAAGCCATTATTGAGGAGCTCGACAGGGCCGCTTATTATATTGAGCGGAATGCCAATGCTAAAATGCTGTTCCAGGCCCTTACCATCAAACTATACCACATCATTCAGAACAAAACCCTAATTTTGAATAATTGA
- a CDS encoding glutathione peroxidase, with translation MKYLMTFAIAALLSAFTLPSGPSIHQFKVKSIEGGVIDFAKFKGKKILVVNTASKCGFTPQYEALEKVYETYKDKLVIVGFPANNFGSQEPGSNEEIQQFCKARFGVTFPLASKVSVKGDDTAPIYKWLTSKDQNGVLDATIAWNFNKFLLDEDGKMIAYFPSKVKPDDEEILKYLK, from the coding sequence ATGAAATACCTCATGACATTTGCCATTGCCGCTTTGTTGAGTGCATTCACCCTGCCAAGCGGTCCGAGCATACACCAGTTCAAAGTAAAATCCATTGAAGGAGGTGTGATTGATTTTGCCAAATTCAAAGGCAAGAAAATACTGGTGGTAAATACAGCTTCCAAATGTGGTTTCACTCCTCAATATGAGGCGCTGGAGAAAGTATATGAAACATACAAAGACAAACTGGTGATCGTTGGCTTCCCGGCCAATAATTTCGGCTCACAGGAGCCGGGCAGCAATGAAGAGATACAACAGTTCTGTAAAGCAAGATTCGGTGTAACTTTTCCCCTGGCCAGTAAGGTTAGTGTGAAAGGAGATGATACGGCACCCATTTACAAATGGCTTACCAGCAAAGACCAGAATGGCGTGCTGGATGCAACCATCGCCTGGAACTTCAACAAATTTTTGTTGGATGAAGACGGAAAAATGATCGCTTATTTCCCCAGCAAAGTAAAGCCCGACGATGAGGAAATACTGAAGTACCTGAAATAG
- a CDS encoding ComF family protein, whose protein sequence is MIALLKSIAADFGHLFFPHNCEGCGTDILEHNNLLCSKCLLQLPGTNFFPLQGNPVEKIFYGRLPVIQAGAAYYFTKHSLLQHLLVQLKYKQQRELGYFFGRMMGRMLEASGRFETIDLLIPVPLNRKKEYHRGYNQAQLICEGIATVWNKPLLAHALSRTKFTDTQTHQTRLSRWQNMENVFAINDLSSLQNKHILLIDDVITTGATLEACGAALLKAGNVHVSIGAVAYTI, encoded by the coding sequence ATGATCGCTTTACTGAAATCCATTGCGGCGGACTTCGGTCATCTTTTTTTCCCGCATAATTGCGAAGGATGCGGTACCGATATCCTTGAGCACAACAACCTGTTGTGCAGTAAATGCCTGTTGCAATTACCGGGAACAAATTTCTTCCCCCTGCAAGGCAATCCTGTTGAAAAGATCTTTTATGGCCGTCTGCCGGTAATACAGGCCGGGGCCGCCTATTATTTCACCAAACATTCACTCCTGCAACACCTGCTGGTGCAACTCAAATACAAACAACAACGCGAGCTGGGTTATTTTTTTGGCAGGATGATGGGAAGAATGCTGGAAGCCAGCGGCAGGTTTGAAACGATAGACCTGCTGATACCTGTTCCCCTTAACAGAAAAAAAGAATACCACAGGGGATATAACCAGGCACAACTCATCTGTGAAGGAATTGCTACTGTATGGAACAAACCTTTGTTGGCGCATGCCCTCAGTAGAACAAAATTCACTGATACCCAAACGCATCAGACGAGGCTTAGCCGCTGGCAGAATATGGAAAATGTATTTGCCATCAACGATCTGTCATCCCTTCAAAACAAACACATATTACTCATTGATGATGTGATCACTACCGGCGCTACACTGGAAGCCTGTGGAGCCGCACTGCTAAAAGCTGGCAATGTGCACGTTAGCATTGGAGCTGTGGCGTATACTATCTGA
- the radA gene encoding DNA repair protein RadA, producing MSKIKTAFFCSNCGYESAKWLGKCPGCAQWNTFTEEVLQKGGQQEVKWDGYHPEKKGSRVIALEAVSAGEEKRIVTKDPELNRVLGGGIVPGSLVLVAGEPGIGKSTLFLQNGLLANELVVLYISGEESEQQVKMRADRLKIVNPNFYLLTETATQTIFQEIKKLKPQLVIVDSIQTLQSNLIDSSAGSVSQIRECAAEFHRFAKETGTPVFLIGHITKDGAIAGPKILEHMVDTVLQFEGDRHYVYRILRTLKNRFGSTAELGIYEMTGEGMRTVSNPSEILIAQREEQLSGSAIAATIEGMRPLLVEVQALVTQSVYGTPQRTVTGFDLRRLQLLLAVLEKRGGFQFGMKDVFVNIAGGIKVEDPSLDLAVICALLSSYEDIPLPQHICFAGEVGLNGEIRAVNRIEQRIAEAEKLGFEKIIVSQYNRKSFNPKSFRIEITPLGRVDEVYRQLF from the coding sequence ATGAGTAAAATTAAAACGGCTTTTTTCTGCAGCAATTGCGGTTATGAAAGTGCAAAATGGTTGGGCAAATGTCCGGGCTGTGCACAATGGAATACGTTTACTGAAGAAGTATTGCAAAAGGGCGGGCAACAGGAAGTGAAATGGGATGGTTATCATCCAGAAAAAAAAGGTTCCAGGGTTATTGCATTGGAAGCGGTAAGCGCCGGTGAAGAAAAAAGAATCGTTACCAAAGATCCTGAACTGAATCGTGTGCTGGGTGGAGGTATTGTTCCCGGCAGCCTGGTATTGGTAGCAGGTGAACCTGGTATTGGTAAGAGTACCTTGTTTTTACAAAACGGATTATTAGCCAATGAACTCGTAGTATTATATATCAGCGGAGAAGAAAGCGAACAGCAGGTGAAGATGCGTGCCGATCGACTGAAGATTGTCAATCCTAATTTTTATTTACTCACTGAAACCGCTACACAGACCATTTTCCAGGAAATCAAAAAACTGAAACCGCAACTTGTCATCGTTGATTCGATACAAACCCTTCAATCCAATCTCATCGACTCATCGGCGGGCAGCGTATCGCAGATCCGCGAATGTGCAGCTGAATTCCATCGCTTTGCCAAAGAAACAGGCACACCTGTTTTCCTTATCGGTCATATTACCAAGGACGGTGCCATTGCCGGTCCGAAAATACTGGAACACATGGTAGATACCGTGTTGCAGTTCGAAGGCGACCGCCATTATGTGTACCGCATCCTCCGTACGTTGAAGAACCGTTTCGGCAGTACAGCTGAACTGGGCATTTATGAAATGACGGGTGAAGGCATGCGCACGGTATCCAATCCTTCTGAAATACTCATTGCCCAGCGTGAAGAGCAGTTGAGCGGCAGCGCCATTGCTGCAACGATCGAAGGTATGCGGCCTTTGCTGGTAGAGGTGCAGGCACTTGTAACACAAAGCGTATATGGCACACCACAAAGAACAGTAACAGGTTTTGATTTACGCAGGTTGCAGTTATTACTCGCCGTGCTGGAAAAAAGAGGCGGCTTCCAGTTTGGTATGAAAGATGTTTTTGTAAACATCGCCGGCGGCATCAAGGTAGAAGACCCTTCACTTGACCTGGCCGTGATCTGCGCACTGCTTTCTTCTTATGAAGACATACCCCTTCCGCAGCATATCTGTTTTGCGGGAGAAGTAGGGTTGAATGGTGAGATCAGGGCCGTAAACAGGATCGAGCAACGCATAGCAGAAGCAGAGAAACTCGGCTTTGAAAAGATCATCGTTTCGCAGTACAACAGAAAAAGTTTCAACCCGAAATCATTCAGGATCGAGATCACTCCGTTAGGCAGGGTAGATGAAGTATATCGCCAGCTGTTTTAA
- a CDS encoding Rne/Rng family ribonuclease, translated as MNKELIINAAPAGVEIAFLEDKKLVELHNEKADANFAVGDLYLGKVKKLIPGLNAAFVDVGFEKDAFLHYTDLSPYARSIIKFTQLAMNNKEENGFDFSKFQPEAEIVKTGKINEVLNGKPNVLVQILKEPIAAKGPRLSCEISLPGRFVVVTPFNEIVAVSKKIHSAEERKRLHKIVEAIRPKNFGVIVRTAAEGKSTAELHQDMLALTETWKTIQKNLKGAAAPVRIMSEENKTTSILRDLLSADFNKIVVNDKNLFGVTQSYIQRIAPDKTDIVSLYNNGLPIFDQYGVTKQVKSSFGKTVNLPSGAYLIIEHTEALHVIDVNSGYKSVSNNQEDNALGTNLEAAEEIARQLRLRDIGGIIVVDFIDMKLPDNKKKVQEAVESFMKTDRAKHSVLPISKFGLLQITRQRMRPEVNINTAEVCPVCHGTGKITSTLLLEDEIEKRLHYLVTHAHNNLTLVVNPIVYSHLTKGFFNSILKKWKRKFKVKLKAQANTSYQLIEFRFFDERDEEIKF; from the coding sequence GTGAACAAAGAATTAATCATTAATGCTGCTCCTGCAGGCGTGGAAATCGCATTCCTGGAAGATAAAAAACTGGTGGAGCTGCACAACGAAAAAGCCGACGCTAATTTTGCCGTGGGCGACCTGTACCTGGGGAAGGTGAAAAAACTAATCCCGGGTCTCAATGCCGCCTTCGTGGATGTTGGCTTCGAAAAAGATGCATTCCTGCATTATACCGATCTGAGTCCTTATGCCCGTTCCATTATCAAGTTCACCCAACTGGCTATGAACAACAAAGAGGAGAATGGGTTCGATTTTTCCAAATTCCAACCGGAAGCAGAGATCGTTAAAACGGGAAAGATCAACGAAGTGTTGAATGGCAAGCCCAATGTGCTTGTGCAGATACTGAAAGAACCCATTGCTGCTAAAGGCCCTCGTCTGAGCTGTGAGATATCATTGCCCGGCCGCTTTGTGGTTGTGACGCCTTTCAATGAGATCGTAGCCGTATCTAAAAAGATCCATTCGGCTGAAGAAAGAAAAAGACTGCACAAGATCGTGGAAGCCATCCGGCCAAAGAATTTCGGTGTGATCGTGCGCACTGCTGCCGAAGGCAAGAGCACCGCCGAATTACACCAGGATATGCTGGCGCTTACAGAAACCTGGAAAACCATTCAGAAGAACCTGAAAGGAGCCGCCGCCCCCGTAAGGATCATGAGCGAAGAAAACAAGACTACCAGTATACTGCGTGACTTGTTGAGCGCTGATTTCAATAAGATCGTTGTCAACGATAAAAATCTTTTCGGCGTTACCCAGAGTTATATACAACGCATTGCGCCCGACAAAACAGATATCGTTTCCTTATACAACAACGGGCTCCCCATCTTTGACCAGTATGGTGTAACCAAACAGGTAAAATCTTCTTTTGGTAAAACAGTCAACCTGCCCAGCGGCGCTTACCTCATCATCGAGCATACGGAAGCGCTGCACGTGATAGACGTAAACAGCGGCTACAAGAGTGTGAGCAATAACCAGGAAGACAATGCCCTGGGCACTAACCTCGAAGCTGCTGAAGAGATTGCAAGACAGTTGAGGCTGCGCGATATCGGTGGCATCATCGTGGTGGATTTCATTGATATGAAACTGCCCGATAACAAGAAGAAAGTACAGGAAGCGGTAGAATCATTCATGAAGACCGACAGGGCCAAACATTCGGTATTACCCATTTCCAAATTCGGACTGCTGCAGATCACCCGTCAGCGCATGCGCCCGGAAGTGAACATCAATACGGCCGAGGTTTGTCCGGTTTGCCACGGAACCGGCAAGATCACTTCCACCCTTTTGCTGGAAGATGAGATCGAAAAGCGTTTGCACTACCTGGTTACACACGCGCATAACAACCTTACCCTGGTGGTGAATCCGATCGTTTATTCGCACCTGACCAAAGGCTTCTTCAATTCTATTCTGAAGAAATGGAAACGGAAATTCAAGGTGAAGCTGAAAGCGCAGGCCAATACCAGCTATCAACTCATCGAATTCAGGTTCTTTGATGAAAGGGATGAGGAGATCAAGTTCTAA
- a CDS encoding tetratricopeptide repeat protein, producing MKKQQWLLISSALLAFILLFSFGITVPPHKQPATAVAANAASAPSIRFETLLAKAKEHISPAQAERLTRLENAVVRGDIKDQQIHVYHQLARFWSDSARVFEPYAYYTGEAAKLENSEKSLTFAAHLFLDNLMAETNPAMQNWLATNAKVLLEKALAINPANDSSRIGLGACYMFGNISDNPMQGILPVREIVAKHPDNLYGQMILGLGGKKSGQYDKAIERFKIVVEHQPNNLEAIFHLAECYDLHGEKANAIQWYEVAKKLIRIPEAKAEIDKRILELKK from the coding sequence GTGAAAAAGCAGCAATGGTTACTGATCAGTAGTGCATTATTAGCATTCATTCTATTATTTAGTTTTGGTATAACCGTACCCCCGCATAAACAGCCCGCCACAGCAGTTGCAGCTAATGCTGCTTCCGCTCCATCTATCCGGTTCGAAACTTTATTGGCGAAAGCCAAGGAACACATCAGTCCTGCACAGGCCGAACGCCTTACCCGGCTTGAAAACGCCGTAGTTAGAGGCGATATAAAAGATCAGCAAATACATGTTTACCACCAACTGGCCAGGTTCTGGAGCGACTCGGCCCGGGTATTCGAACCCTATGCTTATTATACCGGCGAAGCAGCGAAGTTGGAAAATTCTGAAAAAAGCCTCACCTTTGCCGCCCATCTGTTTTTAGATAACCTGATGGCAGAAACGAACCCGGCCATGCAAAACTGGCTGGCGACGAATGCAAAAGTTCTTTTAGAGAAAGCCCTCGCCATCAATCCGGCCAATGATTCCAGCCGGATTGGACTGGGTGCCTGTTATATGTTCGGCAATATTTCCGACAACCCCATGCAAGGTATTTTACCGGTGCGTGAGATCGTTGCGAAACATCCCGACAACCTGTACGGGCAAATGATATTGGGTCTGGGAGGCAAGAAAAGCGGCCAGTACGATAAAGCCATTGAAAGGTTCAAGATCGTAGTGGAACACCAGCCCAATAACCTGGAAGCGATTTTTCACCTGGCCGAATGTTACGACCTGCATGGTGAAAAAGCAAATGCCATCCAGTGGTATGAGGTGGCCAAAAAGCTGATCCGGATACCGGAAGCAAAGGCTGAAATTGATAAGAGAATTCTTGAACTGAAGAAATAG
- a CDS encoding HU family DNA-binding protein → MRKSDLINQISEKTGIPKVDVLVTLETMFKEVKESLSNGQNIYIRGFGSFITKKRAAKIGRNIKKNTAVEIPEHYVPAFKPAKEFVNEVKSKHKPE, encoded by the coding sequence ATGCGTAAGTCAGACCTTATCAACCAGATATCGGAAAAAACCGGTATTCCGAAAGTAGATGTATTGGTAACCCTTGAAACCATGTTCAAAGAGGTGAAAGAAAGCCTTTCCAACGGGCAGAATATTTATATCCGTGGTTTTGGCAGTTTCATTACCAAAAAGCGTGCGGCTAAGATCGGACGCAACATCAAAAAGAATACAGCGGTTGAAATTCCTGAGCATTATGTACCGGCTTTCAAGCCTGCGAAAGAATTTGTGAATGAAGTAAAAAGCAAGCACAAGCCGGAGTAA
- the mutY gene encoding A/G-specific adenine glycosylase yields the protein MLMKWHRLHNSRQMPWKGEKDPYKIWLSEIILQQTRVEQGLAYYNRFIQHYPTIQQLAAAPDQEVLKLWEGLGYYSRCRNLLLTARRILKEYKGLFPRDYETLLSLKGVGPYTAAAIASFAYNQPYAVVDGNVFRVLSRFFGLDTAIDSLPGKKLFTGLADEVLDRQYPALFNQAIMDFGATVCKPMAPACIDCPARKDCAAFLSGNVNRLPVKEKTLQRKHRWFYYFIFEHRGNWLVNQRNQRDIWQGLFEFYLLETEAACEWSDKKVMEWLHDQYGIVDASLVNISSVQTQQLTHQQIRGQFIQLKLSNRPDFLKSYQWQPKNRLKELPFPRFITQYLEEHTSIRS from the coding sequence ATGCTCATGAAATGGCACCGGCTGCATAACAGCCGGCAGATGCCATGGAAGGGCGAAAAGGATCCTTACAAGATATGGCTCAGTGAGATCATATTACAACAAACCCGGGTAGAACAAGGGCTGGCTTATTATAACCGTTTCATCCAGCACTATCCCACCATACAACAACTGGCTGCGGCGCCCGACCAGGAAGTGCTTAAACTTTGGGAAGGACTCGGTTATTACAGCCGTTGTCGCAATCTCCTGCTCACTGCCCGCCGGATCTTGAAAGAATACAAAGGCTTATTTCCGCGTGACTATGAAACCCTGCTGAGCTTGAAGGGCGTTGGTCCGTATACCGCTGCAGCCATTGCTTCTTTCGCTTATAATCAGCCTTATGCCGTGGTAGATGGCAATGTGTTCCGCGTGCTGTCGCGCTTTTTCGGACTCGACACCGCCATCGATAGCCTGCCGGGAAAAAAACTGTTCACCGGTTTGGCGGATGAAGTGCTCGATAGACAATATCCGGCGCTGTTCAACCAGGCCATCATGGATTTTGGCGCTACCGTATGCAAGCCTATGGCACCTGCATGCATCGATTGTCCTGCGCGGAAAGACTGTGCGGCTTTTCTTAGTGGTAACGTGAACCGCTTGCCAGTCAAGGAAAAGACATTACAACGCAAGCACAGATGGTTCTATTATTTCATATTCGAACACAGGGGCAACTGGTTGGTGAACCAACGAAATCAACGCGATATCTGGCAAGGTCTTTTTGAATTTTACCTGTTGGAAACAGAAGCTGCCTGCGAATGGAGCGATAAAAAAGTGATGGAATGGCTGCATGACCAGTATGGCATCGTAGATGCATCATTGGTAAATATTTCATCTGTTCAAACACAGCAGCTAACACACCAGCAGATCAGGGGGCAATTCATACAGCTGAAACTTTCCAATCGGCCCGATTTCCTGAAGTCATACCAGTGGCAGCCAAAAAACCGGTTGAAAGAACTTCCTTTTCCCCGTTTCATCACACAATACCTGGAAGAACATACCTCAATACGCTCTTAA